In Zea mays cultivar B73 chromosome 7, Zm-B73-REFERENCE-NAM-5.0, whole genome shotgun sequence, the following proteins share a genomic window:
- the LOC103632743 gene encoding uncharacterized protein: MPDAAVPWCSLLGPCPAPDYSSSSRRPLCLARIVVPLLPGFPYARARWRCPCSAWPRPPQSTTLLGHGRHAAPWFQLAILPARRSRPARPPTSLCATSSSSLFLQSVFLCWLAGFLLPAHPAHASPYVPCLRAARPSSQPWRRPKLLRVMCPAPFSAYARLARFPARPAFCSRSSLRAKLLARSFLELGPALFLSLCSCSPCRESLASSPARFRINLVVVPRVSKKSQELGEVGG; the protein is encoded by the coding sequence ATGCCTGATGCCGCTGTTCCCTGGTGCTCCCTGCTCGGTCCCTGCCCAGCGCCTGACTACAGCTCCAGCTCGCGGCGTCCCCTCTGCTTAGCCAGGATTGTCGTGCCTCTGCTCCCTGGTTTTCCCTACGCGCGAGCTCGCTGGCGTTGCCCCTGCTCCGCTTGGCCGCGTCCCCCTCAGTCCACCACTctgctcggccatggaagacacgcCGCACCCTGGTTCCAGCTCGCGATACTCCCTGCACGCCGGAGTCGCCCAGCTCGGCCACCTACCTCCCTATGCGCGACCTCCTCTAGCTCCCTGTTTCTCCAGAGTGTCTTCCTCTGTTGGCTCGCCGGCTTCCTGCTCCCTGCTCACCCAGCGCACGCTTCTCCTTATGTGCCGTGCCTGCGTGCTGCTCGCCCCAGCTCCCAGCCATGGCGTCGGCCAAAGCTCCTGCGCGTTATGTGCCCAGCTCCCTTTTCCGCGTATGCGCGCTTAGCTCGCTTTCCTGCGCGCCCAGCGTTCTGCTCCCGCTCGTCCCTGCGCGCCAAGCTCCTTGCGCGGTCCTTCCTTGAGCTCGGTCCTGCGCTTTTCCTTTCTCTGTGCTCGTGCTCGCCGTGCCGTGAGTCACTGGCCAGCAGTCCAGCTCGCTTCAGAATCAATCTCGTCGTCGTTCCGCGCGTCAGTAAGAAATCTCAAGAGTTGGGTGAAGTCGGAGGCTAA